A single region of the Ficedula albicollis isolate OC2 chromosome 11, FicAlb1.5, whole genome shotgun sequence genome encodes:
- the IRX5 gene encoding iroquois-class homeodomain protein IRX-5: MSYPQGYLYQPSASLALYSCPAYSTSVISGPRTDELGRSSSGSAFSPYAGSTAFTAPSPGYNSHLQYGTDPAAAAAAAFTSYVGSPYDHTPGMAGSLGYHPYAAPLGSYPYGDPAYRKNATRDATATLKAWLNEHRKNPYPTKGEKIMLAIITKMTLTQVSTWFANARRRLKKENKMSGGGGHGHPAGGPAAAAPGAHFNGLNQTVLSRAESLAKDTKMIRSQSQVDLCKDSPYELKKGMSNI, translated from the exons ATGTCGTATCCTCAGGGTTACTTGTACCAGCCGTCAGCGTCCTTGGCTCTCTATTCCTGCCCGGCGTACAGCACCAGCGTGATCTCCGGACCCAGGACCGATGAACTTGGGAGATCTTCTTCGGGCTCCGCTTTTTCCCCTTATGCCGGATCTACCGCCTTTACCGCCCCTTCCCCGGGTTACAACTCCCACCTCCAGTACGGCACCGAcccggccgccgccgccgccgccgccttCACTTCCTACGTG ggctcGCCCTACGACCACACGCCGGGCATGGCCGGTTCCCTGGGGTACCACCCGTACGCGGCGCCGCTCGGCTCCTACCCCTACGGGGACCCCGCGTACCGCAAGAACGCGACGCGGGACGCCACGGCCACCCTCAAGGCCTGGCTCAACGAACACCGGAAAAACCCCTACCCCACCAAGGGCGAGAAGATCATGCTGGCCATCATCACCAAAATGACCCTCACCCAGGTCTCCACCTGGTTCGCCAACGCCCGCCGGCGGCTCAAGAAGGAGAACAAGATGAGCGGCGGCG gggggcacgggCACCCCGCCGgcggccccgccgccgccgcccccggCGCCCACTTCAATGGATTAAACCAGACTGTCCTCAGCAGAGCCGAGAGCTTGGCTAAAGACACTAAAATGATCAGGAGCCAGTCCCAAGTAGACCTTTGCAAAGACTCACCTTACGAACTGAAGAAAGGTATGTCCAACATTTAA